One genomic window of Methyloceanibacter sp. wino2 includes the following:
- a CDS encoding sarcosine oxidase subunit delta has protein sequence MRITCPYCGARNLEEYTYRGDATVKRPESIEETARDAWIDYVYLRDNPAGLHKELWHHSAGCHAWLEVTRNTTTHEIVAVEPAAKGAEKRSAEER, from the coding sequence ATGCGGATCACCTGTCCTTATTGCGGCGCGCGCAATCTCGAAGAGTATACCTATCGCGGCGATGCGACCGTGAAGCGGCCCGAAAGCATCGAAGAGACCGCGCGGGATGCCTGGATCGATTACGTGTACCTCCGCGACAACCCGGCCGGTCTCCACAAGGAGCTTTGGCACCACAGCGCGGGCTGCCACGCCTGGCTTGAGGTGACGCGCAACACCACCACCCACGAAATCGTTGCCGTCGAACCTGCAGCCAAGGGTGCTGAAAAAAGGAGCGCTGAGGAACGATGA
- a CDS encoding sarcosine oxidase subunit beta family protein, with translation MRYSLASLLTNALTGNRNWKPVWREPEPKPSYDVVIVGGGGHGLATAHYLAKVHGITNVAVIEKSYLGSGNVGRNTTIVRSNYLLPGNEPFYEWSMKLWEGLEQDINYNAMVSQRGVLNVFHSDGQRDSFVRRGNAMRFHGADAELLDKEQVRALVPFVDFENARFPIKGGLYQPRGGTVRHDAVVWGYARSADQHGVDIIQNCAATGFRIENGRIVGVETEKGFIGAKKVALSVAGSSSRVGEMAGMRLPIEAHVLQAFVTEGIKPLLDTVITFGAGHFYCSQSDKGGLVFGGDIDGYNTYAQRGNLPVVEDVAEGGMALIPAIGRLRVLRSWGGLLDMSMDGSPIIDQTHIDGLYFNGGWCYGGFKATPAAGWCFAHLIATGQSHPFASAYRFDRFASGRVIDEKGMGAQPNLH, from the coding sequence ATGCGTTACTCACTCGCCAGCCTTCTCACGAACGCCCTGACCGGCAACCGGAACTGGAAACCGGTCTGGCGCGAGCCGGAGCCGAAGCCGTCCTACGACGTGGTCATCGTCGGTGGTGGCGGGCACGGACTCGCCACGGCGCACTACTTGGCCAAGGTACACGGCATCACGAATGTCGCCGTGATCGAGAAGTCCTATCTCGGTTCGGGCAATGTGGGGCGCAACACGACCATTGTCCGCTCCAACTATCTCCTGCCCGGCAACGAGCCGTTCTACGAATGGTCGATGAAGCTCTGGGAAGGGCTGGAGCAGGATATCAACTACAACGCCATGGTTAGCCAGCGCGGCGTGCTGAACGTCTTTCACTCCGACGGGCAGCGCGACTCCTTCGTTCGGCGCGGCAACGCCATGCGCTTTCACGGTGCCGATGCCGAACTGCTCGACAAAGAGCAGGTCCGGGCACTGGTGCCGTTCGTTGATTTCGAAAACGCACGCTTTCCCATAAAGGGCGGCCTGTATCAGCCGCGCGGCGGCACGGTGCGTCATGACGCGGTGGTCTGGGGCTATGCGCGGTCCGCCGACCAGCACGGCGTGGACATCATTCAGAACTGCGCGGCGACGGGCTTCCGGATCGAGAACGGTCGCATCGTCGGCGTGGAGACCGAGAAGGGTTTCATTGGCGCCAAGAAGGTCGCGCTGTCCGTCGCGGGCAGTTCTTCGCGCGTCGGCGAGATGGCGGGGATGCGTCTGCCCATCGAGGCCCACGTGCTGCAGGCCTTCGTCACCGAAGGCATCAAGCCGCTGCTCGATACGGTGATCACCTTCGGCGCGGGCCATTTCTATTGCAGCCAGTCCGACAAGGGCGGTCTCGTTTTTGGTGGCGACATCGACGGCTACAACACCTACGCCCAGCGCGGGAACCTGCCTGTTGTCGAAGACGTCGCGGAGGGCGGCATGGCGCTGATCCCCGCGATCGGCCGGCTGCGGGTCCTCCGGTCCTGGGGCGGTCTGCTCGACATGTCGATGGATGGTTCGCCCATCATCGATCAAACCCATATCGACGGGCTCTATTTTAATGGCGGCTGGTGTTACGGCGGCTTCAAGGCCACGCCGGCCGCCGGATGGTGCTTCGCCCATCTCATCGCCACCGGTCAGTCTCATCCCTTCGCCTCAGCCTATCGCTTCGATCGCTTCGCCTCGGGCCGCGTGATCGACGAGAAGGGCATGGGCGCCCAACCGAACTTGCACTGA
- a CDS encoding GlxA family transcriptional regulator: MTRESSGTTVGFLLVPGFALMSYTAAIEPLRAANLLSGETLYRWWHAAPSGEPVSASNGVAVIPDCGTRTERTADIVFVCAGGNPATFSDRTTFSWLRRLARKGTTLGGISGGPFLLARAGLLDDRRATLHWEHLPAFREAFPHVTVVPSLFEIDGNRITCSGGISALDMMVALIERDHGRPLAAAVGDWFLHTHIREGYGPQRLDLRYRLGIADEKVLRVLGVMEMNLEHPVPRDELAQEAGISLRQLERLFHEYVGHGIHQHYRWLRLERARHLLRETSLPVLDVALATGFGSASQFSRAYAQTFGEPPSRTRTLT, translated from the coding sequence ATGACTCGTGAGAGCTCGGGCACAACTGTCGGCTTCTTGCTCGTCCCGGGCTTTGCCCTGATGTCCTACACGGCGGCGATCGAGCCCTTGCGCGCCGCGAACCTGTTATCCGGCGAGACCTTGTATCGCTGGTGGCATGCGGCCCCGTCGGGCGAGCCCGTCTCGGCGTCGAACGGCGTGGCGGTCATTCCGGATTGCGGCACGCGCACCGAACGAACCGCCGACATTGTCTTTGTGTGCGCGGGCGGCAACCCGGCGACCTTCAGCGACCGGACGACGTTTTCTTGGCTTCGCCGGCTGGCACGTAAGGGCACGACACTAGGAGGCATCTCGGGCGGTCCGTTTCTCCTGGCGCGTGCCGGACTGCTGGACGATCGCCGCGCCACCCTGCATTGGGAACACCTGCCGGCCTTTCGCGAGGCCTTCCCCCATGTGACCGTGGTGCCGTCCCTCTTCGAGATCGACGGGAACCGCATCACCTGTTCCGGCGGCATTTCCGCGCTCGACATGATGGTGGCACTGATCGAGCGGGACCACGGGCGTCCCCTGGCGGCGGCAGTCGGCGACTGGTTCCTGCACACGCACATTCGCGAAGGCTATGGGCCGCAGCGTCTGGACCTGCGCTACCGCCTTGGCATCGCGGACGAGAAGGTGTTGCGCGTCCTCGGCGTAATGGAGATGAACCTCGAACACCCGGTCCCCCGCGACGAGCTCGCCCAGGAAGCCGGGATCTCGCTCCGGCAGCTCGAGCGGCTGTTCCACGAGTATGTGGGCCACGGTATCCACCAGCATTATCGCTGGCTGAGGCTGGAACGGGCCCGTCACCTCTTGCGCGAGACGTCGCTGCCTGTCCTCGACGTCGCGCTCGCCACCGGTTTCGGCTCCGCCAGCCAATTTTCCCGGGCTTACGCGCAAACATTCGGGGAACCGCCCAGCCGGACACGAACGCTTACGTAG
- a CDS encoding helix-turn-helix domain-containing protein produces the protein MASRLTSKELRARTQTRKKSVARSEPAKPTAPVASVTGSNAPSTDLNLEASIGRRVRALRQRLQLTATDLAAQAGLSPGMLSKIENGGTSPSLSTLRALAEALHVPMTSFFADFEERRDCSFVPAGQGVRIERRGTKAGHHYELLGHSLAGDIVVEPYLIRLSKDASTYTQFQHDGMEFIFMLTGKVVYRHADKLYPLGPGDSLFFDAGALHGPEELVTTPMTYLSIIVYPRQ, from the coding sequence ATGGCATCACGACTGACTTCAAAGGAACTCCGCGCGCGCACCCAGACGAGAAAGAAGTCGGTCGCGCGTAGCGAGCCCGCCAAGCCAACCGCGCCCGTTGCCTCGGTTACGGGGTCTAACGCCCCCTCGACCGATCTCAACCTCGAGGCGTCCATCGGCCGCCGCGTCCGCGCGCTGCGCCAGCGGCTCCAACTCACCGCGACCGATCTGGCCGCGCAGGCCGGCCTCTCGCCGGGCATGTTGTCCAAGATCGAGAACGGCGGCACGTCCCCCTCGCTCTCGACCCTGAGGGCGCTCGCGGAGGCGCTCCACGTCCCCATGACGAGCTTCTTCGCCGATTTCGAGGAACGGCGCGATTGCTCCTTCGTACCGGCCGGACAAGGCGTCCGGATCGAGCGGCGCGGTACCAAAGCGGGCCACCACTACGAACTTCTGGGCCACTCCCTCGCCGGCGACATTGTCGTGGAGCCCTATTTGATCCGGCTCAGCAAGGACGCCAGCACCTACACGCAGTTCCAGCATGACGGGATGGAGTTCATTTTTATGCTCACCGGTAAGGTCGTTTACCGCCATGCAGACAAGCTCTACCCGCTGGGGCCCGGAGACTCGCTTTTCTTCGACGCCGGCGCGCTGCATGGGCCGGAAGAACTTGTCACGACTCCAATGACTTACCTCTCTATCATCGTCTACCCGCGCCAATAG
- a CDS encoding glutamine amidotransferase family protein: MCGIVGLFIKDPALEPELGRLTARMLETMTGRGPDSAGFAVYGEGEEGRTKITLRGTSADAIRETVSNIEKAFSDASAVLHDTHAVISIPDEAEHRLDEWLATESPDTEVVGRGNRMEIFKEVGLPADVAARFGLATMRGTHAIGHTRMATESAVTTNGAHPYSTGQDQCLVHNGSLSNHNNLRRELRRDGMTFETENDTEVAAGYLTHRMHEGLSLGDALEVGLEDLDGFYTFVVGTENGFGVLRDGIACKPAVMAETDQYVAFGSEYRVLADLPGIGDARIWEPEPATVYFWER; encoded by the coding sequence ATGTGTGGGATTGTTGGATTATTCATAAAAGACCCCGCTCTCGAACCTGAGCTTGGCCGCCTGACGGCGCGCATGCTCGAGACGATGACGGGGCGTGGGCCCGATAGCGCTGGTTTCGCCGTGTATGGCGAAGGTGAGGAAGGCCGGACCAAGATTACGCTGCGCGGCACGTCCGCCGACGCCATTCGCGAGACCGTCTCGAACATCGAGAAAGCCTTTTCGGACGCGAGCGCGGTGCTGCATGACACCCATGCGGTCATTTCGATCCCCGACGAGGCCGAGCACCGCCTCGACGAGTGGCTGGCGACTGAGAGCCCCGACACCGAGGTCGTGGGCCGCGGCAACCGCATGGAGATCTTCAAGGAAGTGGGGCTGCCGGCCGATGTCGCGGCCCGCTTCGGGCTCGCCACGATGCGGGGCACCCATGCCATTGGCCATACCCGCATGGCGACCGAGTCCGCCGTCACCACCAATGGTGCGCATCCCTACTCGACCGGCCAAGACCAGTGCCTGGTCCACAACGGGTCGCTCTCGAACCACAACAACCTTCGCCGCGAACTTCGCCGCGATGGAATGACGTTCGAGACGGAGAACGACACGGAAGTGGCGGCCGGCTATCTGACCCACCGCATGCACGAGGGGCTCTCCCTCGGCGACGCGCTGGAAGTGGGTCTCGAGGACCTGGACGGCTTCTACACCTTTGTCGTCGGCACCGAGAACGGCTTTGGCGTGCTGCGCGACGGGATCGCCTGCAAGCCGGCGGTCATGGCCGAAACCGATCAATACGTCGCCTTCGGATCCGAATACCGGGTTCTCGCGGACTTGCCGGGCATCGGCGACGCGCGGATCTGGGAGCCGGAGCCCGCCACTGTTTACTTCTGGGAGCGCTGA
- a CDS encoding protein glxC has translation MPEIDLGVTPLRELNGALHKLPKDTNETHWVIENPAGQHAIAAGLDAPLNVEINGPVGYYCAGMNKLATVQVRGNAGVGVAENMMSGFVHVSGDASQAAGATGRGGLLRIDGNASSRCGISMKGIDIVVKGSVGHMSAFMGQSGNLVVFGEAGDALGDSIYEARLFVRGGVKSLGADCIEKEMRDEHKATVHDILTKAGFNGEIDPSEFKRYGSARQLYNFNVDHAGEY, from the coding sequence ATGCCGGAAATCGATCTTGGCGTTACGCCACTAAGAGAACTCAACGGGGCGCTGCACAAGCTCCCCAAGGACACGAATGAAACGCATTGGGTCATTGAGAACCCGGCCGGTCAGCATGCCATCGCCGCCGGTCTCGACGCACCGCTGAATGTCGAGATCAACGGTCCGGTGGGCTACTACTGCGCGGGCATGAACAAGCTTGCGACTGTGCAGGTTCGCGGGAATGCGGGCGTCGGCGTCGCCGAAAACATGATGAGCGGCTTCGTGCATGTGAGCGGCGATGCGAGCCAAGCCGCCGGCGCCACGGGTCGCGGCGGGCTCCTGCGGATCGACGGCAACGCGTCGTCGCGCTGCGGCATCTCGATGAAGGGCATCGACATCGTGGTGAAAGGATCCGTCGGCCACATGAGCGCCTTCATGGGGCAGTCGGGCAATCTCGTCGTGTTTGGCGAAGCGGGCGATGCTCTCGGAGACTCGATCTACGAAGCCCGGCTGTTCGTCCGGGGCGGCGTCAAGAGTCTCGGTGCGGACTGCATCGAGAAAGAAATGAGAGACGAGCACAAGGCCACCGTTCACGACATCCTGACCAAAGCCGGATTCAACGGCGAAATCGATCCATCCGAATTCAAGCGGTACGGTTCGGCTCGCCAGCTCTACAACTTCAATGTCGATCACGCTGGGGAATACTAA